A window of Rubidibacter lacunae KORDI 51-2 contains these coding sequences:
- a CDS encoding thylakoid membrane photosystem I accumulation factor, producing the protein MDFPHVLPHVLLPALARVRSLPWQTVRRLCYLTVTLAAIGLLLSGAPAIASVDDDRYEGNIFALYGGNGSLVPPHVTLAESLRAGKPALLVFYLDDSRDCKEYAVSVTRLQRFYGRAASFIAINVDSLQDGREFARTEAGYFYSGAVPQTVLIDGSGAVAFDGTGQVEFEAVDDAFREVFDLLPRTESVELKRRPVNEILYELTEE; encoded by the coding sequence ATGGATTTTCCGCACGTACTGCCGCATGTTTTACTGCCCGCTCTAGCGCGCGTCCGCTCGCTGCCGTGGCAGACGGTTCGTCGCCTCTGCTACCTGACCGTGACGCTAGCAGCAATCGGCTTGTTGCTGAGTGGCGCCCCCGCGATCGCCAGCGTCGACGACGATCGCTACGAAGGCAATATTTTCGCGCTTTATGGCGGGAACGGCTCGTTGGTTCCGCCGCACGTCACTCTCGCCGAATCGTTGCGGGCCGGGAAACCGGCGTTGCTTGTGTTTTATCTTGACGACAGCCGCGATTGCAAAGAGTATGCCGTGTCCGTCACCCGGCTACAACGCTTCTACGGACGCGCCGCCAGTTTCATTGCCATCAATGTCGACTCATTGCAGGACGGTCGCGAGTTCGCGCGCACCGAAGCCGGTTACTTTTATAGTGGAGCAGTGCCTCAAACGGTTTTGATCGACGGTAGCGGTGCCGTGGCGTTCGATGGCACGGGACAAGTGGAATTTGAAGCGGTCGACGATGCCTTCCGCGAAGTGTTCGACCTACTCCCGCGAACGGAATCCGTCGAGCTGAAACGCCGTCCGGTTAACGAGATTCTCTACGAGCTGACGGAAGAGTAA
- a CDS encoding ABC transporter ATP-binding protein — MAKLELQNVRKEYNSKTVPIKELSIEVDSGEFLTFVGPSGCGKSTTLRLIAGLEEPSRGRVILDGKTINNVPPGDRNIAMVFQSYALYPHMTVAENIASPLRLRKVDASEIQQRINGVVQKLGLDRALLGRKPGQLSGGQRQRVAVARALVRKPEAFLLDEPLSNLDALLREQVRAELKQIFEAQNKPVVYVTHDQVEAMTLSTRIAVLFDGVLQQLATPYEVYNVPANAFVASFMGSPQMNLLTLGCKGDRAILGNAEILLPDLQQKPSRVVLGIRPEDLTLATDEGELTVGGKVFLVEDLGKEKLLSVRLDGDAEKTLRALVPADASHGDDVQLAIASGGLHWFDAESGDRLSQSDSG; from the coding sequence ATGGCAAAACTCGAGTTACAAAACGTCCGCAAGGAATATAACTCCAAAACCGTTCCAATCAAGGAACTCAGTATCGAGGTTGACTCCGGGGAATTTCTGACCTTCGTCGGTCCGTCCGGGTGCGGTAAATCGACGACGCTGCGCCTGATTGCTGGTTTGGAAGAGCCCTCCCGCGGACGCGTGATTCTCGATGGCAAAACCATTAACAACGTGCCACCTGGCGATCGCAACATTGCCATGGTTTTCCAAAGCTATGCTCTGTACCCGCACATGACCGTTGCCGAGAACATTGCCTCGCCCTTACGCCTTCGCAAGGTTGACGCAAGTGAAATCCAACAGCGCATCAACGGCGTCGTTCAAAAGCTCGGACTGGATCGGGCATTACTCGGGCGCAAGCCCGGTCAACTGTCCGGCGGTCAGCGGCAGCGCGTCGCCGTGGCACGGGCGCTCGTGCGCAAACCGGAGGCATTCTTGCTCGACGAACCGCTGAGCAACCTCGATGCGTTGCTGCGCGAACAAGTTCGTGCCGAACTCAAACAAATCTTCGAAGCGCAAAACAAACCCGTCGTCTACGTCACGCACGACCAAGTTGAAGCTATGACGCTCTCGACGCGCATTGCCGTACTCTTCGACGGCGTGCTGCAGCAGCTCGCGACGCCCTACGAGGTCTACAACGTCCCGGCTAATGCCTTCGTCGCCAGCTTCATGGGCAGCCCGCAGATGAACTTGCTAACGCTCGGCTGCAAGGGCGATCGCGCCATCTTAGGCAATGCTGAAATTCTCTTACCAGACCTACAGCAAAAACCGTCGCGTGTGGTTCTCGGCATCCGTCCGGAAGACCTGACGTTGGCGACTGATGAAGGCGAACTGACAGTAGGCGGCAAGGTGTTTCTGGTGGAGGATCTCGGCAAAGAGAAACTGCTTAGCGTGCGGCTTGACGGCGATGCGGAAAAGACGCTGCGCGCGCTGGTTCCGGCAGATGCCTCCCACGGTGATGACGTCCAGCTCGCGATCGCGTCCGGCGGGCTGCATTGGTTCGACGCGGAGTCGGGCGATCGCCTCTCACAGTCGGATTCAGGCTGA
- a CDS encoding cysteine dioxygenase family protein, which translates to MDARNWLVIDDSTYTELDLECFEPPLEPYRLYRFLSDLEDILAQEPDDRQRLQAILPRVRTLLNSSYWLQMEFDPPSPRTGWAVRFLYRDHEFPLTLQMVTWAPGQVSPIHNHASWGAIALIAGQERNRIWKRSPTADARDRIEPVGEVVLNPGDVIGLTPEAIHSVEVLGNEPTISFNLYGVTNFQKRFEFDRERGTAKLY; encoded by the coding sequence ATGGATGCCCGTAACTGGCTTGTTATAGACGACAGCACTTACACCGAACTCGACTTAGAGTGCTTCGAACCGCCGTTGGAACCCTACCGACTCTATCGGTTCTTGAGCGATCTCGAAGACATTTTGGCGCAGGAGCCCGACGATCGCCAACGCTTGCAAGCAATCCTGCCGCGGGTGCGGACTCTATTAAATAGTTCGTACTGGTTGCAGATGGAGTTCGACCCGCCCTCGCCGCGGACGGGTTGGGCGGTGAGGTTTTTGTATCGAGACCACGAGTTCCCGCTGACGCTGCAGATGGTGACCTGGGCGCCGGGGCAGGTGTCGCCAATTCACAATCATGCGTCCTGGGGCGCGATCGCCCTGATAGCCGGGCAGGAGCGCAACCGGATCTGGAAGCGATCGCCGACAGCGGACGCACGGGACCGCATCGAACCGGTCGGCGAAGTCGTGTTGAATCCGGGTGATGTTATCGGGCTAACTCCGGAAGCCATTCATAGCGTAGAAGTCCTCGGCAACGAACCCACGATTTCGTTCAACCTTTATGGGGTAACGAACTTCCAGAAACGTTTCGAGTTCGACCGCGAACGAGGGACGGCAAAGCTTTACTGA
- the remA gene encoding extracellular matrix/biofilm regulator RemA produces MDIQLINIGFGNIVSANRVVAIVSPESAPIKRIITDARDRGQLVDATYGRRTRAVIITDSSHIILSAIQPETVAHRFVVHRDGHEDRN; encoded by the coding sequence ATGGATATCCAATTGATAAATATCGGCTTTGGTAATATTGTCTCTGCCAACCGAGTAGTTGCTATTGTCAGTCCCGAGTCAGCGCCGATTAAACGCATCATTACCGATGCCCGCGATCGCGGGCAGCTCGTTGATGCTACTTACGGTCGCCGCACTCGTGCTGTTATCATTACCGACTCCAGCCACATCATTCTTTCGGCGATTCAGCCGGAAACCGTGGCGCATCGCTTTGTCGTTCACCGCGACGGGCACGAAGATCGCAATTAA
- a CDS encoding ABC transporter substrate-binding protein has product MFVAVVGAIALLQWVIFPAFTQQPVTVKVLVQALEGAQLAPLVERFHRENPDIELDIVEAPNDTNNVEDLYTSAFLLGQSPYDLVYMDIVWVPKFAAAGWLLPLDDRIERAGIDLGKFLQGDVNGGRYRGELYRMPFRSDGGMLYYRTDWLQAVGRQPPATFDELVDVSQELQAQGLTDWGYVWQGKQYEGLSAMFVEVLAGYGAYWVDPDTLDVGLDRSEAIAAVEFLVSTITSGVSPPGVTTYSEEPVRRLFENGRTAFMRNWPYAYSLGQQSAIAGQFAIQPMVRSSQGRSGACQGGWGLGIAKTTAHPDAAWRVAEYFARAETQKQYSLETGYVPSRRELFADPELVAEFSYLPDLLNVIENSVLRPPIAQYSQASDILQRYLSAAFSRTMTPDAAMEAAARETRALLRSAPRAS; this is encoded by the coding sequence TTGTTTGTCGCGGTCGTCGGCGCGATCGCTCTGTTGCAATGGGTTATATTCCCGGCATTCACCCAGCAACCGGTGACCGTGAAGGTACTGGTCCAAGCGCTTGAAGGTGCACAGCTAGCACCGTTGGTAGAGCGCTTTCACCGCGAAAACCCCGACATCGAGCTCGACATTGTCGAAGCGCCCAACGATACGAACAACGTCGAAGATCTTTACACCTCGGCGTTTTTGCTAGGCCAGTCGCCCTACGACCTGGTTTACATGGATATCGTATGGGTGCCGAAGTTCGCGGCAGCCGGGTGGTTGTTGCCGCTGGACGATCGCATCGAGCGGGCGGGCATCGACCTTGGCAAGTTTCTCCAGGGCGACGTCAATGGCGGACGCTACCGCGGCGAGCTCTATCGTATGCCGTTTCGCTCCGACGGCGGCATGCTTTACTACCGTACGGATTGGTTGCAAGCAGTCGGACGGCAGCCGCCCGCAACCTTTGACGAATTGGTCGATGTCTCCCAAGAGTTGCAAGCGCAGGGACTGACGGATTGGGGATACGTTTGGCAGGGCAAGCAATATGAAGGACTCTCGGCGATGTTCGTTGAGGTGCTCGCTGGCTACGGAGCGTACTGGGTCGATCCCGACACGCTGGATGTCGGCTTAGACCGATCAGAGGCGATCGCTGCCGTGGAGTTTCTCGTCAGCACCATCACCTCGGGCGTGTCCCCGCCGGGAGTGACAACGTATTCCGAGGAACCGGTACGCCGCTTGTTCGAGAACGGACGGACCGCCTTCATGCGCAACTGGCCGTACGCCTACAGCCTGGGACAGCAGTCGGCGATCGCGGGTCAGTTCGCCATCCAGCCGATGGTGCGATCGTCTCAGGGGCGCAGCGGAGCCTGTCAGGGCGGTTGGGGCTTGGGCATTGCTAAAACCACGGCGCATCCGGACGCAGCTTGGCGAGTTGCAGAATACTTCGCTCGCGCGGAAACGCAGAAGCAGTACAGCTTAGAGACTGGCTATGTTCCCAGCCGTCGCGAGCTGTTCGCGGATCCCGAGCTGGTTGCCGAATTCAGTTATCTACCGGATTTGTTGAACGTCATCGAGAACTCGGTGTTGCGACCGCCGATCGCGCAATATTCCCAAGCATCCGACATTCTCCAGCGCTATCTGAGTGCGGCATTCTCGCGTACGATGACGCCGGACGCAGCCATGGAAGCCGCCGCGCGCGAGACGCGGGCGCTGCTGCGCTCGGCGCCGCGGGCATCCTAA
- a CDS encoding Mur ligase family protein, with product MPSKQQFGDRLRLGLAVLVAKSVTAAVRGLRLGAASVLPGEIARRLHPRLLPLLFEQVCQGVVLVVGTNGKTTTSLLLRTMLEQTGARVTHNAAGANLLNGLITALLADANLFGQLDADYAILEVDENILPLVLRDCRPRSILGLNLFRDQLDRYGEVDTIGRRWQAAIAPLPTDTAIVLAADDPTLANLGAKLSQRVAYFGLSEPELYLDEIPHAVDSIYCPRCGTALDYAGVYLSHLGDYTCSNCGFAKPQPALNSREWPQILIGVYNKYNTLAAATIAKELNVPLEGVKTAIQSFRAAFGRAEELTVAGKHVRILLSKNPVGTNETIRAVVQQRDGGKTSVVLIVLNDRIPDGTDVSWIWDADTEKLLASGTLVVSGDRAYDMALRLQYGCETLKQAGAAILVEPELSRAVDRALELSPTGETLHVLPTYSAMLEVRQLLTGRKIL from the coding sequence GTGCCAAGCAAACAGCAATTCGGCGACCGGCTGCGGCTGGGACTTGCCGTACTCGTCGCGAAAAGCGTGACGGCTGCGGTACGCGGCTTGCGGTTGGGTGCCGCCAGCGTGCTACCGGGCGAAATCGCGCGGCGGCTGCATCCGCGCTTATTGCCGTTGTTGTTCGAGCAGGTGTGCCAGGGCGTCGTGCTGGTGGTCGGCACGAACGGCAAAACGACGACGTCGCTGCTGTTGCGGACGATGTTGGAACAAACTGGCGCGCGCGTCACTCACAATGCCGCTGGCGCAAACCTATTGAACGGGTTAATAACGGCATTGCTGGCCGATGCCAATTTATTCGGGCAACTCGACGCCGACTACGCCATCCTAGAGGTTGACGAAAACATTTTGCCGCTGGTGTTGCGGGACTGCCGCCCGCGCTCGATCTTGGGTCTCAACCTATTTCGCGACCAACTCGATCGCTACGGCGAAGTCGATACGATCGGACGGCGCTGGCAAGCAGCGATCGCGCCACTTCCTACCGATACGGCGATCGTGCTCGCTGCCGACGACCCGACCCTAGCGAATTTGGGAGCGAAACTATCCCAGCGCGTGGCTTACTTTGGACTGAGCGAGCCCGAGCTCTATCTCGACGAGATTCCCCACGCAGTCGATTCGATCTACTGTCCGCGCTGCGGTACCGCTTTGGATTATGCAGGAGTCTACTTGTCTCACTTGGGCGATTACACTTGCTCGAACTGCGGGTTTGCTAAGCCGCAGCCGGCACTGAACAGCCGCGAGTGGCCGCAAATCCTCATCGGCGTTTACAACAAATACAATACGCTCGCGGCGGCAACTATTGCCAAGGAACTTAACGTTCCGCTCGAGGGCGTAAAAACCGCTATCCAATCGTTTCGAGCTGCGTTCGGTCGCGCCGAGGAACTGACCGTTGCCGGCAAACACGTCCGCATTCTCCTCTCGAAAAACCCCGTCGGCACCAACGAAACTATCCGCGCGGTTGTACAACAACGGGATGGCGGAAAAACGTCAGTCGTGCTAATTGTTCTTAACGATCGCATTCCCGACGGCACGGACGTATCGTGGATTTGGGACGCCGACACGGAGAAGTTACTCGCTAGTGGCACGCTTGTTGTTAGTGGCGATCGGGCTTACGATATGGCACTGCGGCTGCAGTACGGTTGCGAAACTTTAAAACAAGCCGGAGCGGCAATCCTCGTCGAGCCGGAACTGTCCCGAGCGGTCGATCGCGCGCTGGAACTAAGCCCTACAGGTGAAACCCTGCATGTCTTGCCGACGTATTCGGCCATGCTCGAAGTCCGGCAATTGTTGACCGGGCGCAAGATCTTGTAG
- the groL gene encoding chaperonin GroEL (60 kDa chaperone family; promotes refolding of misfolded polypeptides especially under stressful conditions; forms two stacked rings of heptamers to form a barrel-shaped 14mer; ends can be capped by GroES; misfolded proteins enter the barrel where they are refolded when GroES binds) — translation MAKILSFKDEARRSLEAGVNAVADAVRITLGPKGRNVLLEKKYGAPQIVNDGVTAAKEIDLEDPLKNTGARLIREVASKTNDVAGDGTTTATVLAQEMIREGLKNVTAGANPIALKRGIDKAVDYLVAEIEAVSKPVEGGAIAQVATVSAGNDEAVGDTIAEAMDKVTTDGVITVEESKSLETELEVVEGMQFDRGYVSPYFVTDQERQTVEFENPFLLIVDKKIGAIQDLVPVLERVARAGRPLLIVAEDVEGEALATLVVNKARGVLNVAAVKAPGFGDRRKQMLQDIAILTGGRVISEEIGLSLESTTVEMMGSARKVSIDKETTTVVATGENRADVEKRIAQIRKQLAETDSEYDKEKLQERIAKLAGGVAVIKVGAATETELKERKLRIEDALSSTRAAVEEGIVPGGGTTLIHLATKVGEFKQSLDAEERLGADIIQRSLIAPLRQIADNAGVEGTVVVENVRTTDFNVGFNALTGVYEDLIAAGIIDPAKVVRSALQNAASIAGMLLTTEALVVEKPEPEPAMPDGGMGGMGGMGGMGGMGGMGGMGMM, via the coding sequence ATGGCAAAAATCCTATCTTTCAAGGACGAAGCGCGGCGATCGCTCGAAGCGGGCGTTAACGCTGTTGCGGATGCCGTTCGCATCACTTTGGGTCCCAAGGGCCGCAATGTCCTGCTCGAGAAAAAGTATGGCGCGCCGCAGATCGTCAATGACGGCGTGACGGCAGCGAAAGAGATCGATCTCGAAGATCCGCTCAAGAACACGGGCGCACGTCTGATCCGCGAAGTTGCCTCCAAAACGAACGACGTGGCTGGCGACGGCACCACCACCGCCACCGTGCTCGCACAGGAGATGATCCGCGAAGGTCTCAAGAACGTAACGGCTGGTGCCAATCCCATTGCCCTCAAGCGCGGCATCGATAAGGCTGTCGATTACCTGGTCGCGGAGATTGAAGCCGTATCGAAGCCCGTAGAAGGCGGCGCGATCGCCCAGGTGGCAACCGTGTCTGCCGGTAACGATGAAGCGGTCGGTGACACGATTGCCGAAGCAATGGACAAGGTGACCACCGACGGCGTCATTACGGTTGAAGAGTCGAAGTCTCTGGAGACCGAACTGGAAGTCGTCGAAGGGATGCAGTTCGACCGCGGATACGTTTCGCCCTACTTCGTGACCGATCAAGAGCGGCAAACCGTCGAGTTTGAAAATCCGTTCCTACTGATCGTCGATAAGAAGATTGGCGCGATTCAAGATTTGGTCCCAGTTCTGGAGCGCGTAGCGCGAGCGGGGCGACCGCTGCTGATCGTTGCCGAAGATGTTGAGGGCGAGGCCCTGGCGACGCTGGTGGTGAACAAAGCACGCGGCGTTCTAAACGTAGCGGCAGTAAAAGCACCGGGCTTCGGCGATCGCCGCAAGCAGATGCTCCAGGACATTGCGATTTTGACCGGCGGTCGCGTGATCTCCGAAGAAATCGGTCTGAGCTTGGAAAGCACGACGGTCGAGATGATGGGGTCTGCCCGCAAGGTCTCGATCGATAAGGAAACCACGACGGTTGTGGCGACGGGTGAAAACCGCGCGGATGTTGAGAAGCGCATCGCGCAGATCCGCAAGCAACTAGCCGAAACCGACTCCGAGTATGACAAAGAGAAGCTGCAAGAGCGGATTGCTAAATTGGCCGGCGGCGTTGCCGTCATTAAGGTCGGTGCAGCAACCGAAACCGAGCTGAAAGAGCGCAAGCTTCGCATCGAGGATGCGCTGAGTTCTACGCGCGCGGCAGTCGAAGAGGGCATCGTCCCCGGCGGCGGCACGACGTTGATTCATCTGGCAACCAAGGTCGGGGAGTTCAAGCAGTCCCTCGATGCCGAAGAGCGTCTGGGTGCTGACATCATTCAGCGATCGCTCATCGCACCGTTGCGTCAAATTGCTGACAATGCTGGCGTGGAAGGCACGGTCGTGGTCGAGAACGTGCGCACCACCGATTTCAACGTTGGCTTCAATGCTCTGACCGGCGTGTACGAAGACCTGATTGCAGCAGGTATCATCGACCCGGCGAAAGTAGTACGCTCTGCTTTACAGAATGCTGCTTCAATTGCGGGCATGTTGCTAACGACTGAAGCCTTAGTCGTCGAGAAGCCCGAGCCCGAACCGGCGATGCCCGACGGTGGCATGGGTGGCATGGGTGGCATGGGCGGCATGGGCGGCATGGGCGGCATGGGTGGCATGGGCATGATGTAA
- the gmk gene encoding guanylate kinase: protein MQATKLIVLTGPSGVGKGTLVRSLLQRHPDLQLSVSATTRAPRPGEVHGQDYWFLARAEFKAAIAAGELLEWAEYAGNYYGTPRQMVSEQFAAGKSVLLEIELAGARQVRAQYDAEIVSIFLLPPSLDELERRLRDRGKDSETAIAKRLARAREEVAAQHEFDWQIINDDLETALQQLETAIYGATSCATADPMSPSA, encoded by the coding sequence ATGCAAGCAACCAAGCTCATCGTTCTCACCGGCCCGAGCGGTGTCGGCAAGGGCACTCTTGTGCGCTCGTTACTTCAACGCCACCCGGATTTACAACTCTCGGTTTCGGCTACGACTCGCGCCCCCCGGCCTGGTGAAGTCCACGGCCAAGATTATTGGTTTCTCGCGCGCGCGGAGTTCAAAGCAGCGATCGCTGCGGGCGAGTTACTGGAATGGGCTGAGTATGCGGGTAACTATTACGGCACGCCGCGCCAAATGGTATCGGAGCAATTTGCGGCGGGGAAGTCGGTGTTGTTGGAAATCGAGCTGGCGGGAGCGCGGCAGGTGCGCGCGCAGTACGATGCAGAGATCGTTTCCATCTTTCTACTGCCGCCGTCGCTCGACGAGTTGGAGCGCCGCTTGCGCGATCGCGGTAAAGACAGCGAAACGGCGATCGCCAAACGCCTTGCCCGCGCCCGCGAGGAAGTTGCCGCCCAGCACGAATTCGATTGGCAAATTATCAACGATGATTTGGAAACGGCCCTGCAACAGTTGGAAACTGCCATTTACGGCGCGACCTCCTGCGCGACCGCCGATCCCATGAGTCCGTCGGCATGA
- a CDS encoding carbohydrate ABC transporter permease, which translates to MLKPQTIQEQDQLTGWLLSLPALVILLLVFAYPIGRAIWLSLFTENLGTQLQPIFSGLENYARMFGDGRFWQSLSNTALFTLVSLLLELVLGMGMALVLDREFRGRGLVRTIGILPWALPTAVMGLAWEWIFNDQYGVANDILRLFGADAVTWLGEPGYAMVALIVADVWKTTPFIAVILLAGLQSIPQDLYEAHAIDGANPWQNFRKIALPSIAPQITVALLFRFAEAFGVFELVLVMTGGGPAGSTETVSLYVYNTVMRYLDFGYGAALIVITFGILLAAVALAAFVLSKIRTNAIGER; encoded by the coding sequence ATTCTCAAACCACAAACCATTCAAGAACAGGACCAATTGACGGGTTGGTTGCTCTCGCTGCCCGCACTCGTGATTTTGTTGCTGGTGTTTGCGTACCCGATCGGGCGCGCGATTTGGCTGAGCTTGTTTACCGAGAATCTGGGCACGCAACTGCAACCCATTTTCTCTGGATTGGAAAACTACGCGCGCATGTTCGGTGACGGCCGCTTCTGGCAGAGCCTGAGCAACACGGCCCTGTTCACCCTTGTGTCGCTGCTGTTGGAGTTGGTTTTGGGGATGGGGATGGCACTGGTGCTCGATCGCGAGTTTCGCGGTCGCGGCCTCGTGCGCACGATCGGGATCTTGCCTTGGGCGCTGCCAACGGCAGTCATGGGCTTGGCGTGGGAGTGGATTTTCAACGACCAGTACGGCGTGGCCAACGATATTCTGCGGCTATTCGGCGCCGATGCCGTTACGTGGCTGGGCGAACCAGGTTATGCCATGGTGGCACTGATCGTTGCCGACGTGTGGAAGACAACGCCCTTCATTGCAGTCATTCTCTTAGCCGGATTGCAGTCCATTCCGCAGGACTTATACGAAGCACATGCCATTGATGGTGCCAACCCGTGGCAGAACTTTCGGAAGATTGCACTGCCATCGATCGCACCGCAGATAACCGTCGCGCTGCTGTTCCGATTTGCGGAAGCCTTCGGTGTCTTCGAACTCGTGCTGGTCATGACCGGTGGCGGCCCTGCTGGTTCGACCGAAACCGTGTCGCTTTATGTCTATAACACGGTCATGCGCTACCTGGATTTCGGCTACGGTGCGGCATTAATTGTTATTACCTTCGGCATCTTACTTGCTGCCGTGGCACTAGCGGCCTTCGTGCTTTCTAAAATCCGAACAAACGCGATAGGAGAACGATAG
- a CDS encoding carbohydrate ABC transporter permease: protein MALVCGIVGLVVFCLAPVMWQVLTSFKVDTAIARIPNIYLPSPTQLTFDHYIDLFSRRPFLLYVFNSLFVAAAATLVALAAGAPAAYALARLKIPGERVLVAIVLIVTLFPYVLLFLGLFEVVKALGLGNNYLALIIPYAGKNLPLTILVLRSFFQQLPKDLEDSAKMDGYSTVQLLTRIILPMTVPAIVTTGILAFIFAWNEFIFALTFVTRESMKTIPVATAQIGGSSIFEIPYGPIAAATVAGTLPLVLLVLFFQRRIVQGLTAGAVKG, encoded by the coding sequence GTGGCACTAGTTTGTGGAATCGTCGGGTTAGTCGTCTTCTGTTTGGCTCCGGTCATGTGGCAGGTGCTGACGTCGTTTAAGGTCGACACCGCGATCGCGCGCATCCCCAATATCTACTTACCGAGTCCCACACAGCTGACGTTCGATCATTACATCGACCTGTTCTCGCGCCGGCCCTTTCTGCTGTACGTTTTCAATAGTTTGTTCGTGGCAGCCGCAGCAACGCTCGTGGCCCTGGCAGCGGGGGCGCCAGCAGCCTATGCTCTAGCGCGGCTGAAGATTCCCGGCGAGCGCGTTCTCGTAGCGATCGTGTTGATCGTGACGCTGTTTCCCTACGTACTGCTCTTTCTCGGTTTGTTCGAGGTTGTCAAAGCCCTCGGTTTGGGCAACAACTATTTGGCACTGATTATTCCCTACGCCGGCAAGAACTTGCCGTTAACGATCTTGGTGTTACGAAGCTTCTTTCAGCAATTGCCGAAAGATTTGGAAGACTCGGCCAAGATGGACGGCTACAGTACCGTACAGTTACTCACGCGTATTATCTTACCGATGACCGTTCCAGCAATAGTCACAACGGGCATTCTGGCGTTTATCTTTGCTTGGAACGAGTTTATCTTTGCCCTGACGTTCGTAACGCGCGAGAGCATGAAAACCATTCCGGTGGCCACGGCACAGATCGGCGGGTCGTCGATTTTCGAAATTCCTTACGGACCGATCGCCGCTGCCACCGTGGCCGGGACGCTACCGCTCGTTCTGCTGGTTCTGTTCTTCCAACGCCGCATCGTTCAGGGGCTGACGGCAGGTGCGGTTAAAGGTTAG
- a CDS encoding formylglycine-generating enzyme family protein gives MANLTLSKPPLVRFLAPILAGSAAGAIAAIWLASLPVTGGPTPVCRDDFAAVPAGEFAAGSDRAERDYGYRISALAAAPQAERVPAVEQRLRQARWFENERSRQTLSLPGFCIARNLVTNADYRAFVQATRHRIPGISATEYQQQGFLVHPYTTVERFLWTGDRYPAGTGRHPVVLVSYRDALAYARWRGNRDGIAYRLPSALEWEKAARGTDGRYFPWGDRWRDDATNWGTDPDYTTAIASYPLSRSPFGMEDAAGNIFEYSATLTANGDRVVLKGCSWDDLPGFCRAAYRHARPLASRHILFGFRLAYDSEPSKRTLK, from the coding sequence ATGGCAAACTTAACCCTTTCTAAGCCGCCGCTTGTCCGGTTCCTCGCGCCCATCCTAGCCGGGTCAGCAGCTGGAGCGATCGCCGCGATCTGGTTGGCATCATTGCCAGTGACTGGTGGACCGACCCCTGTTTGCCGAGATGACTTTGCCGCCGTGCCCGCTGGCGAGTTTGCGGCCGGCAGCGATCGCGCCGAACGCGACTACGGCTACCGCATCTCCGCCCTGGCCGCGGCACCACAAGCCGAACGCGTCCCCGCAGTCGAACAGCGCCTGCGTCAAGCTCGCTGGTTCGAAAACGAGCGATCGCGTCAGACGCTCTCCTTACCGGGGTTCTGTATCGCACGCAACCTCGTTACCAACGCCGACTACCGCGCGTTCGTGCAAGCCACCAGACACCGCATTCCGGGTATCTCCGCTACGGAGTACCAGCAGCAAGGCTTTCTCGTCCATCCCTACACCACCGTCGAGCGCTTCCTCTGGACGGGCGATCGCTACCCTGCCGGGACGGGGAGACATCCCGTCGTACTCGTGTCTTACCGCGACGCTCTAGCCTATGCCCGCTGGCGCGGCAATCGCGACGGCATCGCTTACCGACTGCCGAGCGCTCTGGAGTGGGAAAAAGCCGCCCGCGGCACCGACGGTCGCTATTTCCCCTGGGGCGATCGCTGGCGCGACGACGCCACCAATTGGGGGACGGACCCGGATTACACGACCGCAATCGCGAGCTACCCCCTCAGCCGCAGCCCTTTCGGAATGGAAGACGCTGCCGGCAACATCTTCGAATACTCCGCCACTTTGACAGCCAACGGCGATCGCGTTGTTCTCAAGGGGTGCTCGTGGGACGACCTGCCGGGGTTTTGCCGTGCTGCCTACCGTCACGCGCGCCCGCTAGCCTCGCGACACATCTTGTTCGGGTTTCGCCTCGCCTACGATTCCGAGCCGAGCAAGCGGACGCTGAAATAA